TTGCTGGTCGGGGCCTCGATCAAAGGGGCGTCGGACATCCGGATACAGACGGACAGTCGTATTCGGATCAAGATGCATGGCACGCAGCATTTTGCGACCGCAAAACCTCTGAACGCCTCAGAGGTCTTGAGTATCCTGAGCCACATGTGGCGGTCGGAAGATGCCTTCAGCATCTTGCGGCAAGGGCGACCTCTGGATTTCTCGTTCGAGGTTCCGATTGACCGTCACCGGCGCCAGCGTTTCCGTGTGAACGCCAAGGGCGTGATGAAAGGTGCTGGCGACGGCATTTCCATGACGATGCGACCGTTGCCGACAAAGACGCCAACGATCGATGATGTCGGACTCGATAGTGAGGTCCGCCCGTACATGTCGCCTCAGCATGGCATTGTCGTTGTCGCCGGCGCGACCGGCCAGGGAAAGTCCACGACGCTTGCCGGGATCACGCGCTTTCATCTTGAAAACACGGCCGATCCGAAAGCGATCGTCGATCTGCAGGCGCCTATCGAGTTCACCTATTCCGACGTGCTGACGGATCACAGCGACTGCGCGTCTTCCATTGAGCAGTCGGAGATCGGCGAAGGGCGCAACCTGCCGTCGTTCGGCGACGGAGTGTGGGCGGCGCTGCGCTGCGCGCCTGATATTATTTCGCTCGGCGAGGCCCGCGACAAAGCCTCCCTTGAGGGTTGCCTGGAGGCCAGTCTGACCGGCCACTTGGTTTACACCACCACGCATGCGGGATCGGTCGCGGAAGGCTTGCGGCGCATGGTCGTGAACTTCCCGGCCGAAGAACGCGATGCGCGCGCGTTCGACCTGATCACGTCGCTCCAGCTCTTCGTCGTTCAACACCTGGTCCGCACCAGCGACCATCGCGGCCGCGTGCCATTGCGCGAGTATCTGCTGTTTGACGACTATGTGCGCGATCAGTTTGTTTCTGTTCCTATCGGCGACTGGCCGAAAGCCGTGAGCCGTCTGATGCAGGAGTCGGCCGACCGCGTTCTTGCCCGCTCCATGCATGATGCGGCCCAACAGAAAGTTGATGAGGGCAAGGTTTCGTATGACGACCTCAGGCGATTGCTGCCGCGCCACTGACGGCCGCTGATGACGAAGGAGGAAAATATGCAAATTCCAAAGTACCTTCGCCCCGTCAGGGATCATAAGAACTATGAGGCCGGCGTCGGAGAACGTGCTGTTCGAAAGCTTGTCTATTGGCCAATCATCTTGCTTCTCTGCTTGCCGGCCGCCGCCGCGATGGCGGCTGTTGCTCTATCCTTCGGCCTGTTGTTCTTGAAATTTCTGAACATCATTGAGACTGCTATTGCAAATCATGACTGGCTTATGCTGTTTTTGATCGCTCTCGCCGCAGCGGCTATCCTGTCGCTATGGAAGCTCGCCTACGTAATTCATCGGTACTTCATTCTTTAATTAGCATCTGCAGAATGGGTGATGGTCCTCACTCTATTCAGATTCCATAGTTGGCCTGGTTTTGGAATGACCGGAATGGGGCCGTAAACCGTCAGGCAGGTTTCCGGATCGCCAGACGGCAAAGCGGACATCATCCTACATTGCGTGCTGCTACGCTTGCTGACATTTACCTGATAATATGACGCTACGGCGTAGGCCGCCGTAGCCGCCGTTTATTGCATCTGCGAAGACGGGTGACCTCCAGAGGCCATCGAGCGGAAAAATCGGCCATTAGCGCG
This genomic interval from Martelella sp. AD-3 contains the following:
- a CDS encoding type IV pilus twitching motility protein PilT; translated protein: MPAVDLSNLTEDAYDPKEPYARVLNHEPLRFDGDMDPFQQLLVGASIKGASDIRIQTDSRIRIKMHGTQHFATAKPLNASEVLSILSHMWRSEDAFSILRQGRPLDFSFEVPIDRHRRQRFRVNAKGVMKGAGDGISMTMRPLPTKTPTIDDVGLDSEVRPYMSPQHGIVVVAGATGQGKSTTLAGITRFHLENTADPKAIVDLQAPIEFTYSDVLTDHSDCASSIEQSEIGEGRNLPSFGDGVWAALRCAPDIISLGEARDKASLEGCLEASLTGHLVYTTTHAGSVAEGLRRMVVNFPAEERDARAFDLITSLQLFVVQHLVRTSDHRGRVPLREYLLFDDYVRDQFVSVPIGDWPKAVSRLMQESADRVLARSMHDAAQQKVDEGKVSYDDLRRLLPRH